The Microcoleus sp. FACHB-68 genome contains the following window.
GACCAAATGGCCGTTCACGTCCCCTTATCCTTAGAATCTCAGGCAGAAGCACGGTTACTGATGCTGGCATCCAACAATATCATGTCACCGGCAACCGGACGGCCCATCGTGACGCCCAGCCAAGACATGGTGTTAGGCTGCTACTACCTAACCGCCGAAAGCCACGATCAGCAAAAAGGAGCCGGTCGCTACTTTGCGAACTTAGACGACGCGATCATCGCCTACGAACAAAAACAAATCGACCTCCACGCCTATATTTGGGTGCGCTTTGATGGAACCGTAGAAACAGATGAGCCGGATAACAGCCCCAAGGTCGAAAAATCCCCAGACGGTATCGTAACGAAACTCTATAAATACCGTCGAACTCGGGAAGACGCAACCGGCAACATCGTCAGCCAATACATCAAAACAACCCCAGGACGAATCATCTTAAACAAGACGATTCAAGAAGCGCTCAAATAGTCATTTGTCATTTGTCACTTATCAATTGTTAATTGTCAGCCGGTAAAAACCCAAAACAAAAGACAAAAGATAAGTGACAAAGCATCAACAACCAAGGGCAAAAAACGACCGGACAAAGGACACAGGACAAAAAAACATGGCAGATCAAAAGTCAATGGTTTTTCGCAATCGAGTTGTTGACAAAGGTGTCTTAAAAAAACTCATTGCCTGGGCCTTCACCAACTACGGGACAGCGCGGACAGCCCAAGTCGCCGACCTTCTTAAAGATTTGGGATTCCGCTACGCTACAAAAGCCGGCGTCTCCATCTCGGTAGACGACCTCAAAATTCCCCCCGGCAAACGTCAGCTGCTCGCAAAAGCCGAAGACGAAATTCGTGATACAGAAGCCCGCTACACGCGTGGAGAAATCACCGAAGTCGAGCGCTTCCAGAAAGTTATCGACACCTGGAACGGCACCAGCGAAGAACTCAAAGACGAAGTCGTGCGTCACTTCAAAGCCGCCGATCCCCTGAACAGCGTCTACATGATGGCCTTCAGTGGAGCGCGGGGGAATATTTCCCAAGTCCGGCAGTTGGTGGGAATGCGGGGACTGATGGCAGATCCTCAAGGGGAAATTATCGACTTGCCCATCAAAACCAACTTCCGCGAAGGCTTAACCGTAACCGAATATATTATTTCCTCTTACGGCGCACGTAAGGGCTTAGTTGATACCGCCCTGAGAACAGCCGACTCTGGCTATCTCACCCGCCGGCTCGTAGACGTATCCCAAGACGTGATCGTGCGGGAAATTGACTGCGGCACTAACCGAGGAATTCCAGTACGGGCAATGACCGATGGGGATCGGGTGTTGATCCCGCTGAAAAACCGCTTGCTCGGTCGCGTATTAGCATTAGATGCGCCCCACCCCAAAACCGGCAAAATTATTGTCACCCGTAACCAACCGATATCGGAAGAACTCGCCCAAGAAATTGGCGATGCCAAAGTAGAAGAGGTGTTCGTCCGCTCTCCCCTTACCTGCGAAGCCACCCGCAGTTGCTGCCAGCATTGCTACGGCTGGAGCCTTGCCCACGCTCACTTAGTAGACATGGGTGAAGCCGTGGGGATCATCGCCGCCCAGTCCATCGGCGAACCGGGGACTCAGCTAACGATGCGTACCTTCCACACCGGGGGCGTCTTCACCGGCGAAATCGCCCGTCAAGTTCGCGCACCCTTTGAAGGCACGATTCGCTATATTGGCCAACTACGAACTCGGCCCTTCCGTACCCGCCACGGGGAAGAAGCACTGGTTGTAGAAAGTGCTAACGCCGAATTAGCCGTAGAGCGAGATGGACGGCGCGAAGTTTTTGCCATCACCCAAGGTTCCACCCTGTTGGTGCAAGATGGCGGCCAGGTCAAACCTGACGCGATTATCGCCGAAGTGCCGATTGCCGGTCGTACCGCCCGCAAAACCACGGAAAAAGCTACCAAAGACGTGGCTTCCGACTTGGCCGGCGAAGCGCTGTTTGCCGACCTGGTGCCCGAAGAAAAAACAGATCGGCAGGGCAACACCACCCGCATCGCCCAGCGCGGCGGCTTAATCTGGATTCTGGCCGGCGAAGTTTACAACTTGCCACCAGGGGCCGAACCCATCGTCAAAAACGGCGACCGGATTCAGCCAGGGAGCGTTTTGGCAGAAACCAAACTGATTAGCGAACACGGCGGCGTTGTGCGCTTGGGTGGGGAAGACACTTCCGGCGAACATCCGCGCGAAGTGGAAATTATCACCGCTTCTGTCCTGCTCGACCGGGCCACTGTCCGGGAGGAAAGCTATCAGGGCCGGGAACACTATGTTATTGAAACCACCAATAACCAGCAGTTTTCGCTGAAAGCCACCCCAGGCACAAAGGTGCAAAATAATCAAGTGGTCGCTGAGTTGATGGACGGTCGCTATCACACCCAAACCGGCGGGATCATCAAATATGCCGGCGTGGAAGTGGCCAAGCGTGGTAAAGCCAAGCAAGGTTACGAAGTCGTTAAAGGCGGCACCCTGTTGTGGATTCCCGAAGAATGTCATGAAGTGAACAAAGACATTTCTTTGCTGCTGGTTGAAGATGGCCAGTATGTAGAAGCCGGCACAGAAGTTGTCAAAGATATCTTCTGCCAAAACAACGGGGTCGTGGAAGTTACCCAGAAAAACGATATCCTGCGGGAAATTGTCGTCAAGCCCGGTGAACTCCACATGGTAGATGATCCGGAAGAAGTGCTCAGTGCCGATGCCACTTTGGCGAATCCAGGCCAAGAAGTTATAAAAGGTCTGACGGTGCCAGAGTTACGCTACATCGAGTATGTGGAAACCCCAGAAGGCCCAGCCCTCCTGCTGCGTCCGGTGACTGAGTTCCACGTGCCCGATGAGCCGGCTGTTCCTTCCCAAGAATCGCGCAAAGACCAAGACGGTTCCGCAATTGAGTTGCGTGCCGTACAGCGTCTGCCTTATAAGGATGGGGAGCGGGTTAAATCCGTTGAAGGTTTGGAGTTGCTGCGAACCCAGCTTGTGCTGGAAATTGGCAAAGACGCCCCTCAACTGGCAGCCGATATTGAGCTGGTGCCAGATGCGAATGACCCGTCTGTGATGCGGCTGCAATTGGTGATTTTAGAATCGCTGATCATTCGCCGGGATATGGCGGCAGACGCCCTGCAAGGCAGTACCCACACTCGGCTCTTGGTGGAAGATGGCCAGCGCATTGCCCCGGGTGCCGTTGTAGCCCGAACTGAAATTCAGTGTAAAGAAGCTGGTTTGGTTCGCGGGATTCGCGAGGGTGCGGAAGCAATTCGCCGGATTCTGGTGGTGCGGGATGCTGATTTGCTCACCCTAGAAGTCCCAGAACTCTCACCCACTGTTAAAGTCGGCACTTTGCTCGTTGCCGGTAAGGATGAGATCGCGCCCGGAGTCGGACTTGAAGAGTCTGGCCAAGTGCTGTCGATCATCAAAGATCAATCTTCACCGGCAGAGGGAGATGCCGAATCCAAGCTGCAAAAACCAACCAGCAAAGTCGTGATGCGGATCGCCCGCCCCTATCGCGTTTCTTCGGGTGCAGTGCTGCACGTTGAGGATGGCAGTTTGGTGCAACGGGGTGACTTGTTGGTGCTGCTGGTGTTTGAGCGTACAAAGACGGGGGACATTATCCAAGGTTTGCCCCGGATTGAGGAACTGCTGGAAGCCCGGAAGCCCAAGGAAGCTTGTGTTCTGGCTAAACGACCGGGGACAGCTCAGGTTGAGTATGGTGACGATGACTCGGTTGAAGTCAAGGTCATTGAGTCCGATGGGGTGATTACAGAGTACGTGATGGGTCCGGGACAGAATGTGATGGTGTCTGATGGCCAGGAAGTCAAAGCCGGCGAACCACTTTCAGATGGGCCTTCAAATCCCCATGAAATTCTGGAGGTTTTCTTTAATATCAACCGGGAAACGATGGGCGCGTATGATGCGGCGTTGAGTAGTTTCCAAGCCTGCCAGACATTTTTGGTGAATGAGGTGCAGTCTGTATATCAATCTCAAGGGATTGATATTTCTGACAAGCACATTGAGGTGATCGTTCGTCAGATGACTTCTAAGG
Protein-coding sequences here:
- a CDS encoding DNA-directed RNA polymerase subunit beta', whose translation is MADQKSMVFRNRVVDKGVLKKLIAWAFTNYGTARTAQVADLLKDLGFRYATKAGVSISVDDLKIPPGKRQLLAKAEDEIRDTEARYTRGEITEVERFQKVIDTWNGTSEELKDEVVRHFKAADPLNSVYMMAFSGARGNISQVRQLVGMRGLMADPQGEIIDLPIKTNFREGLTVTEYIISSYGARKGLVDTALRTADSGYLTRRLVDVSQDVIVREIDCGTNRGIPVRAMTDGDRVLIPLKNRLLGRVLALDAPHPKTGKIIVTRNQPISEELAQEIGDAKVEEVFVRSPLTCEATRSCCQHCYGWSLAHAHLVDMGEAVGIIAAQSIGEPGTQLTMRTFHTGGVFTGEIARQVRAPFEGTIRYIGQLRTRPFRTRHGEEALVVESANAELAVERDGRREVFAITQGSTLLVQDGGQVKPDAIIAEVPIAGRTARKTTEKATKDVASDLAGEALFADLVPEEKTDRQGNTTRIAQRGGLIWILAGEVYNLPPGAEPIVKNGDRIQPGSVLAETKLISEHGGVVRLGGEDTSGEHPREVEIITASVLLDRATVREESYQGREHYVIETTNNQQFSLKATPGTKVQNNQVVAELMDGRYHTQTGGIIKYAGVEVAKRGKAKQGYEVVKGGTLLWIPEECHEVNKDISLLLVEDGQYVEAGTEVVKDIFCQNNGVVEVTQKNDILREIVVKPGELHMVDDPEEVLSADATLANPGQEVIKGLTVPELRYIEYVETPEGPALLLRPVTEFHVPDEPAVPSQESRKDQDGSAIELRAVQRLPYKDGERVKSVEGLELLRTQLVLEIGKDAPQLAADIELVPDANDPSVMRLQLVILESLIIRRDMAADALQGSTHTRLLVEDGQRIAPGAVVARTEIQCKEAGLVRGIREGAEAIRRILVVRDADLLTLEVPELSPTVKVGTLLVAGKDEIAPGVGLEESGQVLSIIKDQSSPAEGDAESKLQKPTSKVVMRIARPYRVSSGAVLHVEDGSLVQRGDLLVLLVFERTKTGDIIQGLPRIEELLEARKPKEACVLAKRPGTAQVEYGDDDSVEVKVIESDGVITEYVMGPGQNVMVSDGQEVKAGEPLSDGPSNPHEILEVFFNINRETMGAYDAALSSFQACQTFLVNEVQSVYQSQGIDISDKHIEVIVRQMTSKVRMDDGGDTTMLPGELVELRQVEQVNEAMSITGGAPAQYTPVLLGITKASLNTDSFISAASFQETTRVLTEAAIEGKSDWLRGLKENVIIGRLIPAGTGFNAYEDLMNSQADMDMGYDSAGVLDEDDDLKDVVLDDRSARTFSSNGIFGDRTEELPERPPRAAGIGFDLAGADAFSPILEDDVLIDDEEEEDDDDDDDDF